Sequence from the Rhizomicrobium sp. genome:
TCGATCCGGGGCTGGCGGACCAGCGCGGGCGTGCCGTCCGCGTCCAATACGTATTGGGTGGCGAATGTCGTGCCGATCACTTGTTCGGGCGGAATGCCATAGACCGTCTGCGCGAAGGCGCGCATGAAGTCGACCGTGCCGCCGGAGACGATGAACGTCTTGAAGCGACTGGCGCGCAGATAGACGAGCAGATCGAGCATCGGCTGGTAGACGAGATCGGTATAGGGGCGCCGGAGAGTCGGATGACGCGCCGATGCCAGCCAATTCGTGACCGCGGCCGCAAATTGGCCGGTGGTCATGCCGGTGTGCGTGGCCATGACGAGCGCGGCAAGCCCTTTCTCGCCGGAAGCAGCCACCCGCTTCAAATCGCCGTCGAGAACGGCCTTGAACGGCTGTTCGGTCTTCCACTCCGGATGCTGCGGCGCCAGCACCTTTATGCGGTCGATAGCAAACTGCAATTGGAAATAGGCCGGTTGCTCGGCCCAGAGCGTTCCGTCGTTGTCGAACACCGCGACACGATCGTCGGGCGCGATGAACCCGGGGCCGCCGGGCGTGACCGCCGCCGCCACGAAGCTCTCGATGCGGGTTTTCGTCGCTCCGTCGTTCCAGGATGCAAGCGGGTCCGCCTGCGCAGTGCCAGCCGCGAAGAGGAGTACCAAGACGACGAGGCGCGCGATCATCCAATGCCCATCAGTGCGACGCAGATTCCACAGACGAACAGAATGCCGAACAGCTCATAGTTCAAATGCTGCCGCGCCATAGCGTGCCTCCCATCTTCCATGGCGACATTTGCGCTGCGCCGCCCGGCGCGGAATTGGACCAAGGGCCTACTCCGCCGCTGCGTGGACACCGCGATCATGGTGCTTGCGCCACAGCGTGTAGGGGATCGCTCCAAGGATGCTGACGATCAGATAGAGGAACACCGATGCCGCAGCGAGCTTGGTGTCCGCGAAGTTGGCGGCGACGATGGCAATCGCGACGCCGGGATGGCGTGATGCGGTTGCAAAGGCCAGCACCGTCTGCTCGTCAGGCTCGGGACCACCGAGCATATGTCCTACAAGAAGCGCGACGACGACGAAGGCGAGAAAGGCGAATACCGTTCCGCTGCCGATCAGCGAAGCGATGAGCGGCCATAGCCCCACCAGCCCGATCAGGCTGATGACGACAAGCAGCACCGCGGCAGTCGTCCCGATCGGCCGGGCGACAGCGTCAGCGACTCTCGGCCAGGTTTGCCGGATCGACACGCCGGCGGCGAGCGGCGCGAGAACCGAAATCGCAACCGAGAGCGCGATCTTGATCACATCGGTGTGCGTCTCCACGCCGAACACGGCGCCGAATAGCGATACGATGACCGGCGCCAGAACGATCGACAGCAAAGCGGCGATGGCGAGGAGGCTGATGAGATAGGACTCCGATCCGCCCATCTTGAGGACGCGGCCCGGCAGGAAAGGGGGCACTGGAGAAACCGACAGCGCCACCAGCGTCACCTTGACGACGACCGGCAACGGAAAGATGGCGACCAGGGCCATGACGAACAGCGGCATCACCAGGTTCATAGCGACAAGCGAGCGCACGAGCTTTTCGGGACGGCGCAGGAGAAAGACAGTTTCCTCCGGTCGTGCATCGAGACCGACGGCGAATACGGTGAGGACGATGCTGAACTTGAGCACGAGCACAAGGATGATCACGATCGACATAGCATCTCCTACGAGAACGGACCGACGCGGAAGGTCAGGCTTGCGATGGCTGCGATCCCGAGCAGGAGCAACAGCACCGCGACGAGCAGCGTGAAGGAATAGGGAAAGTGGCTCTGCGCGTGGACGAGGTCCGTCGCTTTCATAGCGATGCGCTCGCGGCGCAGGCCGATCATGAACTGCACGTGATAGGCGATGCCGACAGCGACCATCGCGACGCCCAGCCAGACCAGCGCCATGCCGAAATTGCGCGCCGCATTGCTGCCGCCGCCAATTACGTTCTTTTCCGCCAGATGCTCGAAGAACTGATAGATCGTGAAACCGAAACTGATCAGGGACAGCGACGTCCGGATCACGCCCATCAGCGTGCGCTCGGCGCCCATGCGGGTACGCTGAAACGACATGCCGGTGCGCCGGCTCGACATCTCCGAGCGCTGCCGAGACAGTGTCGTGCGCTGCTCCGACAATGCGGTGCGATGGGTCGAGAGCTTGGTGCGGTGTCGCGAATATTCCACCGAGGCGCGATCAGGATCGGCGCCGTCGATCTGCGGCAGCGGCGGCAGGCCGGGGTTGGCCGCCATGTCCGCGGTCAAGATATCGTCGACGGAACTTCCCTGGGACATCGTGCTCACAACCGGAAAAAGACGGAACCGAAGGCGAAAACGCCGATCGCCATGATCACCAGCGCGCCGATGAAGACCGGGGTCTGGTGTGGCTTCTCGTCCAGGCCGGCAAGCGGCCGGAATCGGCCGCGCCACAGATAGGCGAGCGTGCGGCGGTACTGCCATGCTGCGATCGCCAGCGACACAACGCCTGCTGCGATCAGCGCCAGTCCGAAGTCGCGCGGCGCCTGCGGATGGAGCATGGGGGCGCCCTTGTCGGCATCCTCCAGGTGCTGGAAGAACTGGACGATGGTGAAGCCGAAGCCGATCAGCGATACCGAGGTGCGCATCCAGGCCATGAACGTCCGCTCCACGGCGAGCCGCGTACGGATCCACGCGAAGTGATTGCCGACACTCGGCTCAACCATGAAGCGATCGTCCGCGACCCTTGCATCCATCGCGGCGCTCATAGGAACAGCGATGTCAGCTTGCGGAAGAGAACTTCCGGCGACACCGACATCAATACGGCTGGCAAAAAGGGGAGCAGCGCGCCACAGGCCAGCAGAATCAGACTGACCCAGGCGACGGGCACGATGTTCATCGCATAGGCATTCGCGGTCACCGAGTAGAGATCGGTGGTCGCCGAGAAATCCTGGACCGACAGGGCTTCGGCGTCAGCATCCTCGCGCCGGCGGAACCATTTCCGCTCCATCAGGCCGCCGACGCTGCGTGCCAGCGCGCCGTACTCGAAAATCCCGCGCCGGCGCGCATCCAGCAGCTTGAGGCTGAAGACCAGCAAGGGGCCAGCGAGCAGCCCGATCATCAGCACCGCGAAGCCGACGATGATGGCACGGTAGGCCATCAAGGGTGCCGCATCATGGACGATATGGTTCATGATCGTTCCCGCTACGATCACACCGCTAGAGAAGGCGAGAACCGAAAACGCCTGTGTGGAGAGGCCGATGAATTTGAGGCCGCCCGCGCCGTCGGGATGCGCCGCGATGATCTTCAGGTCCAGTCGCGACATCAGCCAGAGAAAGCGCGTCCATAGCAGGAGACGCCAAAGCCATCCCAGGAGCAGCATGATCAAGACCGGCACGCTGATCAGCGCGTTCCACCAGCCGGCCAGCGAATAGGATTCCGAGTGGGGCAACCGGTGCCAGGCCTGGTAGGCCTGTTGCGGCACCGCCCAATTTATCGCGACGACCAGACCGATTGCGACCGCCACAAGCCCGAATTCCAGCCGCATCGAATCGCGCAACGCCCGCGTGGAGCTGAGTGCCTGGCGGTAGCGCGGCAGGTCGGCGTCGCGGATCAGACCGCCATCCTGGAAGTGCCGGGCGATTCCGCTCAGGCGCGGAAAGCAGACGCCCTCAATCAGCACCAGCAACGGCGCCGCGATCAGCGAGCGCGCATACATGCCGTAGTCGGCTACAAAGGACGTGAAGCTGCGGTCGTGCAGGACTGCGCCCTGGATCAGCGTGATCAGGAACGGTGCGGCCCAGCCCAGCAAGACCGCGAGCAAAGCGCGGCCGCGGATGTTCGGACGGCCGGGCGCGAGCAAGCCGATGCGCATCTGCAGACCGATCGGTGGGCCGCCGTCGAACAGATCGCGGTCGTCGCGATCCGATGCTGCGGGCGAGACATGGAAAGCCGCAAAAGGCCGCTCTTCCCCGGCGCGCTCAGCGGATCGCGCGCGTGGGAGCATGGTGGTTCGATCGAAAGCGGAACGCCAACGGACTCGCGTGGGGGGAGGCTGAGTCGTTCACGAAAGGACTTGTCACATCTTGGGTGTGCAACATGTAAATCTCCTTTCCGAACGAGTGCGAATCCGTTGGCATTGCCGTTTGCACGGAGCTTGTGGCTTCGGGGCTGGGGTGAGCCTTCAAGGTTCGCCATGCCGGGACAGTAGGCATTCGCGACGCCCCGCGCTCAATTGGACCAAGGTCCAACTTCAGCGCGATGCGGAGTGCTTGAACGTGATGTCGACGACGTCGGCGCCGAGCGATAGGCCAATGCCCTTGCTGGAGCCCTTGAGCTCCAATACCACGCCATCGCCGTTCTTGAGCCAGAGCTTGCCCCTGCCCGTATCGCCGGCCGCGTAACCCGTGCGCAGCAGGCTGTAGGCGCCGGAGAACGACGCGCGATCGGGGAGATTGTAGACGCGGCCGGACGCCTTCAGCCGCGTCACGCCGATGCCGCCGACGCCCAATCCGCCGATGGAGAAGGGATAGTCGTGTCCGCGATAATGCAGTACGCCGCCGCCGCCATTGGCGCTGAGCAGGAAGCCGACGCGCGTCTGGTCGATCTCCAGCGTGCCGGAGGGAACGAGGTTGGCGGCAGCCGCGGGCGTAACGGCGAGGAACATCGCAAGGGCCAGTTTCGGGAGAATGGAGCGCATGGCACTATCCTTCAAAAAGGACGCGACCGCCGTGGAGGGAAGGCATGCGGCTGCGCCAGGGTGAGTTTCATCAAAGTCCGACCGTCACAGACGCGCCGACCATGTCGCCCTCGAATGTGTTGTGCGCGTCGAAGTCATGCTCCCACTTCACACCCAAGCTGAGTGGCGTATGGCCGATTTCGGTGCTGTAGCTGACCGATGGTCCGATACCGAGGCTCTGCGCCTTGTTCGGGCCGAGCTGCGCGCCGGCGCCGCGATCGGCGCCGACCTGCTGCACGACATTGCCCACGACGCCCGCTTCCCAGCCCTTGCCGAAGTGCAGGCCGACACCCCAATCGAGATGCGCGATGTCGCCGGATGCGTATTGCGTGGCGCCGTTGGTCGTCATCGTTACATAGGTGAACGCGGCGGATGCCTCCCAGCCGCTCTTCGGATCGAAATAGGTGATGGCGAATTGCGGCATGAAGGCCCAGATGTTCTTGCCGACGCTGAGCTCGCTCGAATTATAGGCCCCTGTCGGAACGTAGACGTAGAACGCCGTGCTCCAATGG
This genomic interval carries:
- a CDS encoding HAD family hydrolase, whose translation is MIARLVVLVLLFAAGTAQADPLASWNDGATKTRIESFVAAAVTPGGPGFIAPDDRVAVFDNDGTLWAEQPAYFQLQFAIDRIKVLAPQHPEWKTEQPFKAVLDGDLKRVAASGEKGLAALVMATHTGMTTGQFAAAVTNWLASARHPTLRRPYTDLVYQPMLDLLVYLRASRFKTFIVSGGTVDFMRAFAQTVYGIPPEQVIGTTFATQYVLDADGTPALVRQPRIDFIDDGPAKPSAIYRIIGRRPVFAFGNSDGDREMLEWTMGGPGPRFAGLVHHTDAVREFAYDRTSKIGRLDKALDEALARGWTVVDMRRDWRVVFPPTAAR
- a CDS encoding DUF202 domain-containing protein, whose amino-acid sequence is MAANPGLPPLPQIDGADPDRASVEYSRHRTKLSTHRTALSEQRTTLSRQRSEMSSRRTGMSFQRTRMGAERTLMGVIRTSLSLISFGFTIYQFFEHLAEKNVIGGGSNAARNFGMALVWLGVAMVAVGIAYHVQFMIGLRRERIAMKATDLVHAQSHFPYSFTLLVAVLLLLLGIAAIASLTFRVGPFS
- a CDS encoding DUF202 domain-containing protein is translated as MSAAMDARVADDRFMVEPSVGNHFAWIRTRLAVERTFMAWMRTSVSLIGFGFTIVQFFQHLEDADKGAPMLHPQAPRDFGLALIAAGVVSLAIAAWQYRRTLAYLWRGRFRPLAGLDEKPHQTPVFIGALVIMAIGVFAFGSVFFRL
- a CDS encoding transporter, whose protein sequence is MMRKFAILAAALAAATAASPARAVEAGLSPYPKGLAGFMSGYVPPQQGLYLGDIYYYYNGSAGADVRGGKVELDVSVTLNVDLLEATYVTDWHPLGGTYAVGAAVDYAWAGLDATIATPLGSKAVSLSTDGFADSLIIPALIGWHDGNFHWSTAFYVYVPTGAYNSSELSVGKNIWAFMPQFAITYFDPKSGWEASAAFTYVTMTTNGATQYASGDIAHLDWGVGLHFGKGWEAGVVGNVVQQVGADRGAGAQLGPNKAQSLGIGPSVSYSTEIGHTPLSLGVKWEHDFDAHNTFEGDMVGASVTVGL